One Maridesulfovibrio bastinii DSM 16055 genomic region harbors:
- a CDS encoding cysteine synthase, with protein MFAKDILELVGGTPLVELRHLKKKDSVKILAKIESMNPGGSIKDRVARAMLDKAEKSGDLTPDKIIIEATSGNTGIGLAMACAVRGYRLMLIMPETASEERKMIMKAYGAEILLTPGHLATDGAIEQAYRFYREQPDKYLLMDQYNNEASIMAHYNGTGKEIWEQTGGKVTHIVICLGTTGTAMGVAKRIKELSPDVKIIAVEPNPGHKVQGLKNMQESYPPGIYDKHKMDRIIHVNDEDAFEACRTLAKNEGLFVGMSSGAACAGAASIAAELDEGLVVAIFPDGGERYLSTPLFRPPLIKGPKVFDFSSGKTKVLDIGASDTGLVTIGPSFDNPYDPEAFRRIILLDVMARHLDRQGGSISATVSMSDLEDQTLAASRDRGVDRDSFSKEITTAVDKMSRLLGVGDKVGFYRASTCVERGIELCRTLLARGLAYEKLRSVYFDVSRDKGYGQMGSMDIDKVSLGKTVDMDDYVKENPRDFTLLKRATLQDLKLGDIIETEWGNVRPSWFLQHAVTALESLPSVSILLAGETHRFPHLENLRAIWAGAGVSPQAWMVSQPVQPGGQVLPCVDEMIEKTGQPMAVRMWMLSSSYKKPLVCSDQALAMWVKNQQRVQELAAGLSLHTAGEGSVSEEIEQEVFNLKSGLAQALEEDLKLHRFWPVLFSFTKTVNGYLASGKLNSSEASACLEQLLEVDRIVGILDHEAMPVPFMNLPENIRQAVEDREQARRARDFKVADELRDKVLRSGFNIEDSSDGPRVFKV; from the coding sequence ATGTTTGCTAAAGATATACTGGAACTGGTTGGTGGAACCCCGCTGGTAGAACTGAGACATTTGAAAAAAAAGGATTCAGTCAAAATTCTGGCTAAAATAGAATCAATGAATCCCGGAGGCTCAATCAAGGACAGGGTGGCAAGAGCCATGCTTGATAAAGCTGAAAAGAGCGGAGACCTTACTCCCGATAAGATTATCATTGAAGCGACATCCGGTAATACCGGAATCGGGCTGGCAATGGCCTGCGCTGTGCGTGGATACCGGCTAATGCTCATTATGCCCGAAACTGCATCTGAAGAACGTAAAATGATAATGAAAGCCTACGGAGCGGAAATTCTTCTGACCCCCGGACATCTGGCAACGGATGGAGCCATTGAACAGGCTTACAGGTTTTATCGGGAACAGCCAGACAAATATCTGCTTATGGATCAGTATAATAATGAGGCTTCCATAATGGCCCATTACAATGGGACCGGTAAGGAGATATGGGAGCAGACAGGCGGAAAAGTAACTCATATTGTGATTTGTCTTGGTACAACCGGAACAGCTATGGGAGTTGCAAAACGAATTAAAGAGCTTTCCCCTGACGTCAAAATTATAGCTGTTGAGCCGAATCCCGGACATAAAGTTCAGGGTCTTAAAAATATGCAGGAGTCTTATCCTCCGGGTATTTATGATAAGCATAAAATGGATCGGATTATCCATGTTAATGATGAAGATGCTTTTGAAGCCTGCCGCACGCTTGCTAAAAATGAAGGTCTTTTTGTCGGAATGAGTTCCGGTGCTGCCTGTGCCGGTGCAGCAAGTATTGCTGCTGAACTTGATGAAGGATTGGTTGTTGCCATTTTTCCTGATGGTGGTGAACGCTATCTCTCAACTCCTTTGTTCAGGCCGCCCCTCATCAAGGGACCGAAGGTTTTTGATTTTTCCAGTGGTAAGACAAAAGTTCTTGATATCGGGGCTTCGGATACCGGACTGGTCACCATAGGGCCTTCTTTTGATAACCCTTATGACCCGGAAGCTTTTCGCCGTATTATTCTGCTTGATGTTATGGCGCGCCATCTCGATCGTCAGGGCGGCAGTATTTCCGCTACGGTAAGTATGTCCGATCTTGAAGATCAGACTCTTGCCGCTTCACGCGACCGCGGGGTCGACCGCGACAGTTTTTCAAAAGAAATAACAACTGCTGTTGATAAAATGTCCCGTCTTCTTGGTGTTGGAGATAAAGTGGGATTTTACAGGGCTTCGACCTGCGTTGAGAGGGGCATAGAACTTTGCAGAACTCTGCTTGCCAGAGGGCTTGCCTATGAGAAGCTGCGCTCAGTTTATTTCGATGTTTCCCGTGACAAGGGTTACGGTCAGATGGGCAGTATGGATATTGACAAGGTCAGCCTCGGAAAAACTGTGGACATGGATGATTACGTCAAGGAAAATCCCCGTGATTTTACTTTACTTAAGCGGGCTACTCTTCAGGACCTCAAGCTTGGCGATATAATTGAAACCGAATGGGGAAATGTAAGGCCCAGCTGGTTTTTACAGCACGCTGTTACCGCTCTTGAAAGTCTCCCTTCAGTCTCAATTCTTCTTGCAGGGGAAACACACAGGTTCCCCCATCTGGAAAATTTGCGGGCAATATGGGCCGGAGCAGGAGTTTCACCTCAGGCATGGATGGTTTCGCAGCCTGTTCAGCCCGGTGGACAGGTTTTGCCCTGTGTTGATGAAATGATTGAGAAAACCGGTCAGCCGATGGCTGTCAGGATGTGGATGTTGTCCTCTTCTTACAAAAAACCGCTTGTATGCAGCGATCAGGCGCTCGCCATGTGGGTTAAAAACCAGCAGCGTGTGCAGGAACTGGCCGCAGGTTTGAGTCTGCATACCGCAGGGGAAGGCAGTGTCAGTGAAGAGATAGAGCAGGAAGTTTTCAATCTCAAGAGCGGCTTGGCACAGGCGCTTGAAGAAGATTTGAAACTGCATCGTTTCTGGCCTGTTCTTTTCAGCTTCACAAAAACTGTAAACGGTTATCTGGCTTCAGGTAAGCTTAATTCGAGCGAGGCTTCAGCATGTCTGGAGCAACTGCTTGAAGTGGACCGGATAGTTGGGATTCTTGATCATGAAGCTATGCCGGTTCCGTTCATGAATCTGCCTGAAAATATAAGGCAGGCGGTTGAAGACCGGGAACAGGCCCGCAGAGCAAGAGATTTCAAAGTCGCTGATGAACTCAGGGATAAAGTCCTTCGGTCCGGATTCAATATAGAAGACAGTTCTGACGGTCCCAGAGTTTTTAAAGTTTAG
- a CDS encoding motility associated factor glycosyltransferase family protein, with translation MTAYPFLKDNIETLKTCIPPFYAWLSSQDIDEEKLKVSLFKNHWGILDWKMEDGKGLFEAIMPNAVYKQWNAGEKPHTSATFIVGCNIGYGLNHILVNSPDTHKIVVVEPNPEILIACLGQSNFVEFIKIGKLHFAIPDPDYLFEIVRKMDLQFIHGRIHLRSDMPSRQMGPEYAQLSVMVKNKLESFSVEMNTLRLRQDLMVGNELDNFSRTMKDGKIAPMKGSAKGLGAVILGAGPSLQTFGPELAKNPGHVLYTTALQSMPAVYNVGLKPHFCLAIDFNDSMMRVFDQLDMEWAKDIPLIYSTKVRNQVVERYPGPTIPMWTVGGLGTFVFKGNEEIFDAGGNVSVTLTRFLNWCDVSHILLVGQDYAWKGMNSHSKGHHTSGAIYDKKILAHTEDAEGNPLTSTVQYMAAKREMEDDISKFNTPVFNLYGGAAVIEGSTMVDMHKVHMEGLLSSAPGSMEHFMAAMDMARTPKERIWFEARGQKWSVSLRHAEKRLEKLFKKCTRNQQEIHKTIQQIDFFIRQDPLYLPYLYNEVMDMAGMARAKLSYKPKDLPELRKILKRTMQKVRKMDKCLAPSQRNQAA, from the coding sequence ATGACTGCCTATCCCTTTCTTAAAGACAACATCGAAACTCTGAAAACATGCATCCCGCCCTTTTATGCCTGGCTTAGCAGTCAGGACATTGACGAAGAAAAACTCAAAGTGAGTCTTTTCAAAAACCACTGGGGCATTCTAGACTGGAAAATGGAAGACGGAAAGGGGCTCTTTGAAGCCATAATGCCGAATGCCGTCTATAAACAATGGAATGCCGGGGAAAAGCCACATACCAGCGCTACATTTATCGTTGGCTGCAACATTGGATACGGTCTTAACCACATACTGGTCAACTCCCCTGATACACATAAAATAGTAGTTGTTGAACCAAATCCCGAAATACTTATTGCCTGCCTCGGTCAGTCCAACTTTGTCGAGTTCATAAAAATAGGCAAACTGCACTTTGCAATACCGGACCCCGACTACCTGTTTGAAATAGTGAGAAAGATGGATCTTCAATTTATTCACGGCAGAATCCATCTGCGTTCAGACATGCCCAGCCGTCAGATGGGACCTGAATATGCTCAACTTTCAGTTATGGTCAAAAACAAGCTGGAATCCTTCAGTGTTGAAATGAATACCTTGCGTCTCAGACAGGATCTTATGGTCGGCAATGAACTTGATAACTTCAGCCGGACAATGAAAGACGGGAAAATCGCCCCGATGAAAGGTTCTGCAAAAGGACTCGGTGCCGTAATCCTGGGAGCCGGACCTTCGCTTCAGACTTTCGGCCCTGAGCTGGCCAAAAATCCGGGACACGTTCTTTATACAACAGCGCTTCAAAGTATGCCCGCAGTCTATAATGTAGGCTTGAAACCGCACTTCTGCCTTGCAATCGACTTTAACGATTCAATGATGCGGGTCTTTGATCAGCTCGATATGGAATGGGCAAAGGATATCCCGCTGATTTATTCCACTAAAGTAAGAAATCAGGTTGTGGAGCGTTATCCCGGACCGACAATTCCAATGTGGACTGTCGGAGGTTTGGGAACATTTGTCTTCAAAGGTAATGAAGAAATTTTCGATGCCGGGGGTAATGTCAGTGTAACCCTGACCAGATTCCTGAACTGGTGCGATGTCAGCCACATTCTTCTGGTCGGTCAGGACTACGCATGGAAGGGTATGAATTCCCACTCCAAAGGTCACCATACTTCAGGTGCAATTTATGACAAGAAGATTCTGGCACATACTGAAGACGCTGAAGGCAATCCTTTGACCTCCACGGTGCAGTACATGGCAGCCAAAAGAGAAATGGAAGACGACATTTCCAAATTCAATACCCCGGTATTCAATTTGTATGGCGGAGCGGCTGTAATTGAAGGTTCAACAATGGTCGACATGCATAAAGTCCACATGGAAGGACTGCTTTCATCCGCTCCGGGAAGTATGGAGCATTTCATGGCCGCAATGGATATGGCCCGGACTCCGAAAGAGCGGATCTGGTTTGAAGCCCGCGGACAGAAGTGGTCGGTCTCCTTGAGACATGCCGAAAAAAGACTGGAAAAACTTTTTAAAAAATGTACCCGCAATCAGCAGGAAATCCATAAAACAATCCAGCAGATTGATTTTTTCATCCGGCAGGACCCCCTTTATCTGCCTTATCTTTATAATGAGGTCATGGATATGGCTGGAATGGCCAGAGCAAAACTCAGCTATAAACCAAAAGATCTCCCGGAACTGCGCAAAATTCTCAAAAGGACAATGCAAAAGGTTCGTAAAATGGATAAATGTCTTGCTCCCAGTCAGAGGAATCAGGCCGCCTGA
- a CDS encoding dipeptidase — protein MKLFNYLFAAAVTSIVTAMLAASGAIACTTMIITKGASADGSMMVAHSDDDELGDQRLIFVPAHKQTGKRQIFADQMRYPRIVTDKRGPGYNTGGTPTSPIYNLSYKEIWKILGKEVPTSYAYYDGNYGIMNEHNLMFGECTNGANFEPPYNNGTKKGPLRIFYSAELSRIALENCKTAREAIVLMGGLIDKYGLFATGETLLVADKDEAWVFEMCAVDDDDDNSVWVAQRVPDGMVFVAANEFRIREVDFKDKGHKNFYWSRHLPAGVKGAGYWDGKGKFDWLRYVSPGEYNHPYYSLRRVWRVLDRVNPDLGLSPWVKDGYTEAYPFAVAPMKKLRAYNVFGLYRDHYEGTQFDMTKGVAAGPYGDPHRFVGPYDGPQNNIGGERKMYGAWERAISVFYQGYTFVCQYRPEAPEATRGILWFGPDVSYTTCFAPFFTRASGLNKAYSEGSPQKLDRNAAWWAFDYLNTLSRNNFQRMTDVDIIPLQRRLEYNSMRFIRKVDRQVSSLAPQDVPEYLEKVATQNSNNILEEWWNLGDTLIAKYADGYINLPDGDHSNPATALPVEIGYPSTWLDKTNYSNGPTTYDMK, from the coding sequence ATGAAATTATTTAACTATTTATTTGCAGCAGCGGTGACTTCCATAGTTACGGCGATGCTTGCGGCTTCGGGGGCAATAGCCTGCACCACCATGATAATAACAAAAGGTGCTAGTGCTGATGGTTCGATGATGGTTGCCCATTCGGATGATGATGAACTTGGAGACCAGCGCCTGATTTTCGTTCCCGCCCATAAACAGACCGGCAAACGCCAGATTTTTGCCGACCAGATGCGCTACCCGAGGATTGTTACCGATAAACGCGGACCGGGTTATAATACCGGCGGCACCCCGACCAGTCCTATTTACAACCTGTCATATAAGGAAATATGGAAAATACTCGGAAAAGAAGTACCGACATCCTACGCATATTATGACGGCAACTATGGCATAATGAACGAACATAACCTGATGTTCGGTGAATGCACCAACGGAGCCAATTTTGAGCCGCCCTACAACAACGGTACTAAAAAAGGCCCGCTTAGAATTTTTTACAGTGCGGAACTTTCACGCATAGCGCTTGAAAATTGTAAAACAGCCCGTGAAGCTATTGTTCTCATGGGTGGACTTATTGATAAATACGGTCTCTTCGCAACAGGTGAAACGCTGCTTGTAGCTGATAAGGATGAAGCATGGGTTTTTGAAATGTGCGCTGTTGATGACGATGACGATAATTCCGTATGGGTGGCCCAGCGCGTTCCTGACGGAATGGTTTTCGTTGCTGCAAATGAATTCCGTATCCGTGAAGTGGATTTCAAAGACAAGGGACATAAAAATTTTTACTGGTCCAGACATCTGCCTGCCGGAGTGAAAGGTGCCGGATACTGGGATGGCAAGGGTAAGTTCGACTGGCTGCGCTATGTCAGTCCGGGAGAATACAATCATCCTTATTACTCCCTGCGCCGGGTCTGGAGAGTTCTTGACCGTGTAAATCCGGACCTTGGTTTAAGCCCCTGGGTTAAGGACGGATATACCGAAGCTTATCCCTTTGCCGTTGCTCCGATGAAAAAACTGAGAGCATATAATGTGTTCGGGCTTTACCGTGACCATTACGAAGGAACCCAGTTTGATATGACCAAGGGAGTTGCTGCCGGACCTTACGGAGATCCGCACAGATTTGTAGGTCCCTACGATGGCCCGCAAAACAACATAGGCGGCGAGCGTAAAATGTATGGTGCATGGGAAAGAGCCATCTCGGTTTTCTATCAGGGCTACACCTTTGTCTGCCAGTACCGCCCTGAGGCACCCGAAGCAACCAGAGGAATTCTCTGGTTCGGACCGGATGTTTCATACACAACCTGCTTTGCCCCCTTCTTCACCAGAGCATCAGGTCTTAACAAAGCCTATTCTGAGGGAAGCCCCCAGAAGCTTGACCGCAATGCAGCATGGTGGGCATTTGATTATTTGAACACTCTATCCCGCAACAACTTCCAGAGAATGACCGACGTGGATATCATCCCCTTACAAAGGAGACTTGAATACAACTCCATGCGCTTTATCAGAAAAGTGGACAGACAGGTTTCATCACTTGCCCCTCAAGATGTCCCGGAATATCTTGAAAAAGTTGCCACACAGAATTCAAATAACATCCTTGAAGAATGGTGGAACCTTGGAGACACTTTGATAGCCAAATATGCTGACGGCTATATCAACCTGCCGGATGGTGACCATAGTAATCCGGCAACCGCCCTGCCTGTTGAAATAGGCTACCCTTCAACATGGCTGGATAAAACAAATTACAGCAACGGGCCGACAACTTACGACATGAAATAA
- a CDS encoding SPL family radical SAM protein: MNEFKLPEHLKKIERIFVDSSMMNSPLALRVASRLPELPLEPVETDDGGLPEVMKNLEGDAQYLYLKEYKGKFLRFCPGTRYYHCCGYQIIHIGENCPLACSYCILQAYFQDRIMKVWANQNDLFDELGKSFSAEPGKRFRVGTGEYTDSLALESLTGYSNDLTTFLESYPNVCLELKSKIIDLSWMENLTRTDRVLPAWSLNAPYIHDHEEFGTSSLEERLSAARKCAQNGFRVCLHFDPIIRFDGWREGYSRIVDMIFDYLKPEDIAYMSLGSFRHMPHLKQVIENNFPETTYIYDEFIVGKDNKMRLLRPLRVRQFKFIVDRLRKYGMDKQLYFCMESSENWKDVFGYTPADLGGLNNHLMKQAFGDKS, from the coding sequence ATGAACGAATTCAAACTGCCGGAGCATTTAAAAAAAATTGAGAGAATATTTGTTGATTCATCAATGATGAATTCCCCGCTGGCCTTGCGCGTGGCTTCAAGACTTCCTGAACTTCCGCTTGAACCGGTTGAGACTGATGACGGTGGTCTGCCTGAAGTTATGAAAAATCTTGAAGGGGATGCGCAGTACCTTTATCTCAAAGAATATAAAGGTAAATTTTTACGTTTCTGTCCCGGAACAAGATACTATCATTGTTGTGGTTACCAAATAATACATATCGGTGAAAATTGTCCTCTTGCGTGTTCATACTGTATTTTGCAGGCATATTTTCAGGACCGCATAATGAAAGTCTGGGCGAATCAGAATGATCTTTTTGATGAACTTGGAAAATCATTTTCAGCCGAACCGGGTAAAAGATTCAGAGTCGGGACCGGGGAGTATACAGACTCTCTGGCATTGGAATCTCTCACAGGGTACAGCAACGATCTTACGACTTTTCTTGAATCATATCCCAATGTCTGCCTTGAACTTAAATCTAAAATTATTGATCTTTCGTGGATGGAAAATTTGACCCGCACGGACCGGGTGCTTCCGGCGTGGTCTCTGAATGCTCCTTATATTCATGACCATGAAGAGTTTGGCACATCCTCGCTTGAAGAACGTCTGAGTGCAGCAAGAAAATGTGCTCAAAACGGATTCAGAGTCTGTCTGCATTTTGATCCGATAATCCGTTTTGATGGCTGGCGCGAGGGATATTCGCGTATTGTGGATATGATTTTCGATTATCTTAAGCCGGAAGACATAGCTTATATGAGTCTGGGCTCTTTCCGCCACATGCCGCATTTGAAGCAGGTTATTGAAAATAATTTTCCTGAAACCACTTATATTTACGATGAGTTCATAGTCGGAAAAGATAATAAAATGCGTCTGCTCAGACCGCTTAGAGTAAGACAGTTTAAATTTATTGTTGATAGGCTTAGAAAATACGGCATGGATAAACAGCTCTATTTCTGTATGGAGTCCAGCGAAAACTGGAAAGATGTTTTCGGCTACACCCCGGCAGATTTGGGCGGGCTAAATAATCATCTGATGAAACAGGCTTTCGGGGATAAATCCTAA
- a CDS encoding ParB/RepB/Spo0J family partition protein, with protein sequence MENSPLNVIDPAKADINTDCILWPQQPDENFLRSISEYGQLCPVIALEQDGRFRIVAGYKRTLAALKLGIELNVIVIEADPVKCGLIYMQENSGRALNDAMRLSAFRYFSKISDVNFIKDEVAPMLGIKARSKDMKLWLAWLELPEEFDSLLVSGSLPLAVAPILKSFSSEERSTVKPFFENMGWSRSNAVNFLTWLYEFSKYSGKSISELIKENNILPRTEDENPKDAVSRLTAQAKSIRYPHLSSLESEFSSLSSAIISGTWWKINSTANFESGDSEISFRIRSRSDLEKALATLNGVAASSDWEKLWNLGRED encoded by the coding sequence GTGGAAAATTCCCCATTGAATGTTATAGATCCTGCGAAAGCTGATATAAATACCGACTGCATTTTATGGCCTCAACAGCCTGATGAAAATTTTCTCAGGTCTATTTCTGAATATGGACAGTTATGCCCTGTGATTGCTTTGGAACAGGATGGACGTTTCAGAATTGTCGCCGGATATAAGAGAACTCTTGCAGCATTAAAATTGGGGATTGAGCTGAATGTTATTGTTATAGAAGCTGATCCTGTTAAGTGCGGATTGATTTATATGCAGGAAAATTCCGGACGGGCTTTAAATGATGCCATGCGTCTTTCAGCTTTCAGATATTTTTCAAAGATCAGCGATGTTAATTTCATTAAAGACGAAGTGGCTCCCATGCTTGGGATTAAAGCCAGATCAAAGGATATGAAATTATGGCTGGCGTGGCTTGAATTGCCTGAGGAATTTGATTCACTTCTTGTTTCAGGCAGCTTACCCCTTGCTGTCGCGCCAATTCTAAAATCATTTTCATCTGAAGAGCGCAGCACGGTTAAACCATTTTTTGAAAATATGGGCTGGTCGCGGTCCAATGCCGTTAATTTTTTGACATGGCTTTATGAGTTCTCAAAATACAGCGGCAAAAGTATCTCAGAGCTTATAAAAGAAAATAATATTTTACCGCGGACTGAAGATGAAAATCCCAAGGACGCCGTGTCCCGTCTTACCGCACAGGCAAAGAGTATTCGTTATCCGCATCTTTCCAGCCTTGAATCCGAGTTCAGTAGCCTGTCTTCAGCTATTATTTCGGGAACCTGGTGGAAGATAAATTCCACAGCTAATTTTGAAAGCGGTGATTCGGAAATATCATTCCGCATTCGTTCCCGTAGTGATCTTGAAAAAGCTTTGGCGACATTAAATGGTGTTGCGGCTTCTTCTGACTGGGAGAAACTCTGGAATCTGGGGCGGGAGGATTGA